The DNA segment ttaaaggatcgtagtgttatacagtcttccccactctggagtagagactgcactgacgttcagattacagctgtgtctagccatagccaatcagttctgtacacaaaacaacgtaaaatacactttcaaatatgcaaaacacactaaacgcaaacaattaagaaatgaataatgtgtggagttgctttacttattacataggtcaatatttaagggctaattcctcaattgccacgacaaaatagatttattacatttatggtgataagtattacatttatggttgattttgttacatttgtgggcgatattacatttatgggtgcattttattacaattgtggttgatattacatttgtggagattattacatttgtggaggttacaactcTTTAGTCCGCAATATTCTGTGCTACTGCTGGTGTAATTTTCGGCCGAAGTAttaaaaccctttgagcgcgttggcaaagtcaacttttgtcgcctatataaaatgtaccccagtcaatttttttcagattttggccaaaattttgatgaaaacctgtagccaatgaaatgtgatgtccgttgGTCCAATATaaccaaaaaaaatacagaaaaattcataaaaattgttaaaattttggtgggataaattacagcactcaaagggttaagcggCTCCCGATTCTCGCtgactgattttttttgcaCGAGATGTCATTTCGTACGTTAGTTTCACATCTTGATGAACTCTGTGAAGAACTTGCAGCGAAGCTATACTCTGTTTTGAAATTACCATTTGTTTCATAAAGTATTCAAATTAATCCCATTCAGCCTTTCAACTGCGATGAATCGTCAGTTCTGGGCACCCGAGATAATGTTACATAAACGACCAAGTGAAACTAATAGAACGGAGCCGTATATAATTTGAACACGACACATGAGCATGATGTTGTTAGGGCCGAAGTTCGGTTGGGCGTTGAATGGTACCCATCAGGCTGACAAAATCATACCAGTGTTCCTGGACTGGTCAACTGTGTCTTTGTCAGCTAGACAGTCAGTTAACCTAACGCCGATACAACTCCGCGGCATGCTCCCGGAATAGGCATTTAAAACGAATCCAAACACGCCCACGCTCTTGTCATGTCCTACAATTTGTGGTATCGACCTTCAACGCTGAAGCTATTGTTTCGCAGGCGACGCTTTTCAGTGTCGGCAGCGATTCCCTTTGTTCGTGCAAACACGTGTACGCTTGGAAGTTGACACCAAATCGGAGAGACCAAACCGTTTTGATCCATTAAATTCTTCTCTCCATCAAGCTAGCTTGGCAGAGAACACTTTAATTTCTCCATCACAGAAGCTCTTCATCTCCGATAAGCAGCACAGAGCAAGCGTGAAACATCCGGGTACTTTTCTATTTGCGAACGCAAAACAACAGGGTACTCGCAATTTGGAGTCACCCAAAATAGATCCCCTGTATGGTTTCAAATGACGTGTTCCATCATTTTAATAATTATGCATGTTATGTGACCAGGCACATTTCAATATTAAGTCGATTGAGTTCACCGACGCAGATCGCACATTATATTTCAAAGGTCTCAACGTTCGCGCCGCATCGGTAAGTTGTGTTCAGTTTTCATAATTACTAGCTCTCTCACgaaacagaaagacaaacaaacaaacaaaaaccgaAATTGTGCTGAAATTTACATTATCAATATTATTATCAACATCATTATCGATATCTATATACATAGTAAGCACCTAAGTTCAACTATCAGTAGCCCCCCGGTAGCTTTTATCGCCTTTGTCTCATGAAAATCGGTGAATCCAAATCGCAAAACGTTCACCGAATTTACTGCACATTCGCTGTTCTGAATAAGCTTAGCAAATTGACTTCGATTTACCAGGATCATTGTTTTCAGCGCGATTGCAGCATTATCCGTAGGCCTGAACAGGAGCGAAATATAGCTTTCCGATATACGTGTGGTGCATTTTTGATCATTTCATGGACAATCATTtcgatttgcatatgaatagctGTAGACATGTGCTTCCGTCGCATGGTGTGTTTTCATTCATAACGTGTTCTCATCGCCGTCATATTGACGATTCATGAACAAACTCTGGCTAAATTTTCACTCTATATTTCTAGATTGGTTAAGTTGTTGCTATTCTGTAACGGAAAGTCGAGAATGAAACGCGACAATTACCTGATGATAATTTTACCCGATATCGTTATCGGAAATTTTCGAGTATTTTGGCAAAACAATGATAGTAACTGATGAAGAACGGGATTAGTTTAAGCTCACGCTAGACAATTAAGGGCATGCAGTCGATGTGAAAATCGGTCCCGTGTTATCTAAAATGATTAATAATTTATCATAAATGGAGATTTATCACAGCTGTAATTTATGCTATTTTTGCACCGTTGCTATTGAAAATTTGCCTCATTTAACAATAAAACGATTTTGTATTTGTGAGATTAAGGTTTACGTTGGCATTTCTATTTTACGTTACAATATACTTTGTCATTGTACCTTATTTACTTCATCTTTAGTTGAAAATCAATCTTTTTTTATCGTAACATTTTAATCAGTAAAAGAATATTCAACAAAAAGACGCTCCAGTCCTGGATTCCTTTGTTCCAAAATCTCATATCAGGGCGGACTTTCAATCGCGTGCAACCTTACACAAGACAAAATcattttctgagtttctttaaaTGTCACACGCAAGCTATGATTAGACAAAGGCAAACATTATTTTGCGTTCGTTTATGTGGCATTCTCATTAAAATTACGTTTCAACGAACTGTCTTGCGGGCCTTACGAATCGCGTAGTACTGTACTGGCAGACGACAGTCCAACcttatatttaaatattttgttcagtagACGGTTGAAAAGACGCATGCGCCTTGCCAAATCGGTTGCCTGGACGCCAGTGGCGCTCATGTGCAGGAAACCATTGACATTTAGTTGGAATAACATTTTTAACGAACAAGTGAGGtgcaattttatttgattttagctGCCGTTTGTATGTGTTGCTCTATTTCGTACCATGCTCGTTTTCATTGCTAGACATACGTCCAATGCGTGTCAAGATTGGAACACTATTATTCATCATACGGTTCCCGTGTCTAGCTATGGAGATGTCGGACTGTTACCGTCCTGTTCCATCAGTCCGTCTAACATTTGTAGCTTATAAAAATAAGAATCGATCAGAATATTCAatcgtaattttaaaattttcaatcttcTGTGTTATGAGACTAACGCCACGCTCACGTTTCATTCTCAGCGTCCAACTGTCGGATTTTCATGGATAactactgtaacttttgagattATTCAATGGTTCAATTATTCACATTCAATCATTAAAAAAAACgcgatattgtattttttttctttttcctatTCCTTAAATACGTTGAAATACTTTGTACAGAGTGTTAGCCTTATGAGTGATGTGAATTGTtgataattacatgtatattcatACTCAACAAGAATTCAGTCGTCAACACTAACATTGGACATTACAGACACACAGGATATTGTGATAACTTGAAGGCTAACCATTtccatttgaatttgaaagtaaaataagAAACCTTGCGTATttttaaatagaaaaaaatatggaagatgcataaataaattataaataatgGCCCGGAGCTTCAAAAGCAGTGTGTTGGGAACAAAAAATTATGCTCGAAGGAAAACTAATCTATTTGTTTGTCTTCATTTcaatttgaccattttttaaaTGAAGGATGTTTTCCCAGTGAAGACCTAAAGCCGACAATGGCTGGAAACGAAAGCTACAAAACCCTCTACGTACCAAATATAGCAACGAGGGTGCTGTCTGCTCTGGATTGCGAGAGAAAGTACGCCCTCAACGGTGATGTTGTGATATGCGTCGGACACGAAGAATTTCACTGCCACCGTGTAGTTCTCGCTGCCTGCAGTTCCTACTTCAAAGCCATGTTCAGACACGAACTGAAGGAGACAGCCGAAGCCAGAGTGACATTGTGTGACGTTAGAGCTGACGTCATGACAGTTCTCATCGATTTTGCGTACACGATGAGGCTGGACATCAACGAGGACAACGTTCAGGACATTCTGACGACAGCCAATTTTCTGCAATTCGATGACGTCACGTCAGCTTGTTGCGACTTCATGACCAATCAGCTGAGTGCAGAGAATTGCTTGGGCGTTTGGAATTTCGCTTCCAATTACGGATGCAAAACTTTAATCTCAAATGCAAAAAGTTTCGCCGTGACTAACTTCAATGTAGTAAAAGATCAGCGCGAATTCCTCCATCttgacaaaattaatttgatggCTTATATACAGGACGACGAGTTGAAATGCGACGATGAAATCGAAGTGTGCGAGGCGGTCCTCGCCTGGCTTGAATTTGACAAGGACAGCCGGGCAAATGACTTCATCGACGTGCTTGAACAGGTGCGCCTACCGCTAGCAAATCTGCAAACTGCGACTGCTCAGGATTTGGAACATCACGAACACTGGAGGGAGTTCTTGCTGGAGGCGAAGTCCTGTCAACAGCTGATGCAGAAAGGATACAAAATCCAGGGTCCGCGGACGAGGCTGCGAGAAAGCGGCCAAATATCCGAATTTCTTGTGATACTAGGCGGACAACAAAAGACGACGACAGACAAGACACCGACTTCAACtgtgttgtgaaatatattCCAATAGGCAAGCATAATGAATCGACAAACGCTGAGAAATGGAGCGACTTGGCTAAAATGCCAAACTCAAAGAAGAGAAAATACGCCATTGTGCATTCGGGTAAGGaacttgtgttttttttctcaaaaagtatttaGTCATTTACCTGTCTGAATTCGAGAGTTCTTTGTTTTCAAGTCCATTTTGAAGTAATACGTTGCCTGCGGTTGCATATCGTCATCTGATTTCTCAGTTTCGTAAGGAACCGAAGAACAATGGCACAGGCTACGCGATCATACTGATGCTGCTACAGTACCCTGAAGAGGTCAGAGTTGACTTCTAAGAGCCCTCTGTCTCAGAGACCTCTGAGCTtaaatgtgtttattttatcaaacgTAAAAACTTGTCAGGGTTGACTCAGTGACTAAAGTCTAAGTTCTGATCTCCGGAATCCGAGTACTGAATCTTCAGAGAGCTGTATTTTTCAGAGGGCTCTGGAGCTCAGAGGGCTCTGAAATAGATTGCTCTAACAAGTCAACTCTACCCATGCACTGAAGAGATACAAATATATACTAATTTATCACTCTTCAGTCCGAAGAGTCGTGACTTTACCAAGCCGATCCGATTACAAGTCTGTCGACTTACACATGAGAGAATGTAAACCTTGGTTATCATTCTTCCCTACGTTCTCCGTGAATTCAAGATCTTGAAGCAAATTTCTAATTTCGCATTACTTGTTCATTGTACGCATACcaataattttttatcatttttttattttcaggggTCAACGTATACGTGATCGGTGGTTACGATTCCACGGTGCAAAGGTCTACAGCGGAAGTATGGCGTTACAACTTCACAGGAAACTACTGGAAACGACAGAGAAGTCTGAACAAAGCCCGCCATTCTCACGGCGCAGCATCGCTAGAGGGCGATGTTTACGTCGCCGGTGGCAAGAACTCTCTCATTGGGATGAGACTGAACAGCGTTGAACGCTACGTCATCGCCGACGACGAGTGGCTTGAATTGCCCTCCATGCCGGAAGCCGTCAGTGTACCGTGTGTCGTAGCCTGCGGAGAGCAGGTATACGTCATCGGGGGCAGCAACATCAACGACATGCCGTGTCACAAAATACAGTGCCTTGACATCGCCAAGAAAACATGGTGCATCGTTCGCCACATATCAATACAAAGGAAACTCCTGTCCGCGGCCGTTATCGACAACAAAATCTACATTTTCGGCGGCAAGTCGGCGCGTGATGTCATAACCTACGACCCGGCGTCAAAAACCGTTATTTATGAGAGTCACACGACCAGCGAACAGCGCCTCTACCCCGGGTTATGACGTGGAGCGGGAAAATTTATCTAACGGGCGGGAAGGGGAGTGATAGGATCAAAAATTGTGCCGATGTATATGACACAAAAACTAATACCTGGTGCAAAGTGACAGACTATTTGCCGTTTTCCATGTACATGCACGGCTGTTGCGTTATTCAGCAAGTCTGACGGAAAGATTAAGTTATTCAGCAAGTCTGAGCGAGGGATTTGCCCGCGGACATTGTATATATTTGCATCAGCGTGACATCCCAGTTCTACCGCGGCATATTTGACACTAAAATGCATGTCTAGAGTGCCGAAGCCACCTGGGCCATTTTGGCTCATATTGCATGAATTTAGCTTCGCGGTGGCGCGACCGGGACATACAGCCTTCGACTCTCggttaaaatcattttaattcgTGCGTATACAACGACACTTGCCCATAACACCGGCTACATCGAAATTTTCCGAGTCGGGAATTATGGCACGATGGACTGTCGATAGTCTACCAGATGACAAGCCTGCATAGAcactgaaattttcgatttacaTCAGATATGAATTGCAATACCTTATGAAAATTATCCGTATGTTATTGTGTTCCTACTGAACGATAACGACAACTTGCCGCGCGAACACCATGTAACTTTGTTACGATGAAAGTTCAATGTAAAATTCAATTCTGCTCATATAGGTTTTAATTCAATACATGTTCTGTATTACCCTCAAAATGAACTGACCGATGCAAAATGTATATCACACTAGGAGACACTTTTCACAGGTGACTAAATTAACGGTGTATGCTTTCACAACACCCACGTGATATCACAGTATTAAGCGAAAACAACCCATGCTTTAGTCAACAGGCTGCTTTGACGACCAACAATTTTAGCAGCGGTTGTCTGTGTATATTTATCTTACAAAATCGTGGCCACAAAAaggaaaatgtaaataattaataaaaacTTATTTCCGGTTGTTCTTTTTTGTTCAACACTAATAGACATTCACCACTAAAAGCTTCACTTTTACTAGAATTTCTGATTCTTTGTTGGAACCGTGAGCGAATCGACGTGATTGTATATATATTACGGTGTCGTGCTTAACGTTGTTCTTCTCTTCTTCTGGTCCTCATCAAAACTGAAATCTCATCTGCACGCCCCAAACCATTTTCATATACTAACCCATTGCGGATTAATGCAACTTCTGTCTGACATTGTTCAATCACGATGTAATTGCAAGCTGAAGATGTATTATATACTATCAATGAAGTTTAAGTGGTTATTATTGAGTTATTATTTGAAACGTGATAAATGGTTATGTACGCTTTTAGGATCGACCGTGAGGTGTTTGGTAATATACATTGAGGTAAAAACCTGGCGATTACATCTTATGTTGAGACACCTCGCTTGATTGTTTGAAATTGCATGATGTTGATTGCAAATGATCAATCGTAAGGTTTAGATCGCACGATTTCCGCACTAGTACTGTAGTTTGCATATTGAGCCATCGTCACCAGATGGCCGAGAAATACtaaaaaattgacatacatatatttAATGCTTGTACGTTTGTCTGAGTTGACCTAAGTATACCCTGACCCATAAAATGGATAAAGTACATTAATATAGATGACTGTCATTATGACCCTTTACTGAAACTAACGCTGGAcaaagttcagaggtcaaaACGCCAACGCTGAACAGGTAGACAAGCGACCATACAGAGTGAAAGTCGGCATTCTATCACGATCCAGCCAGACATAACATAAACTGCGGTTAGTTAAAACTAGTAGTAACATACTCACCTACTTAGTGACATATAACCACTTCACCGTGTTTTAATCGATGATGGCTAACTTTTTCAATTGGTATTATTTCTATCATTATTGACAGTCCGCCAATCGATTAATttaaaactttgccgtataaagatgatgacactatgcataTTACGAAGGGTTGTTTTTGAGCTACTTTTTAAAATCTGGAGGGGCCGTTTGTGGGAGGGGCATTTTACGGGAGGGATAAACTCATCCAATCCAATCGAGGGATTGTATTCACAGTAAGCTATCAACAAGCAGCACATACCAACGACAACACTGTAACTATGGGTATTCCCTTcctttaaaaacttttctttggACTCCAACCGCTGAAGCTAAACTTGCTATGGTCTATGCTTATTTTCAAAGGCCGTTTCTTAAGCGCAGTATCACTATCACTCTCGTATCACCCGTTTAGGTTAACTTCCACTCCCTATCAATATCCCTGTTTTAGCTAATCGATGTGTACCTTTTATTGTTATTGTGCGTGTTGACATGCTGACGTGTATCTAGACCTGGCCATCGTGCGAACCGTGATTTGTCACATTTATGTGCCCATTCCGTTACAGCTGACCGTAGCTCTCTGCAAGACGAAAACTGACGTAGTCAAGGGTAGCACCGGCTTCATTATGACGGTTGCTAGGTGTAATTTATACAACctctgaatatttcatcactttaTAAGCATGCGCTGTCACTGTCTTGGGTTTGCACAAACAGCAATAGTTTTACATTACCCCTTTAAAttgagtgtttttttttaagaatTTGTTTGACCTATTATGTTCAGaatctgaaatgtaaattcCGCAGTGCCAATCATTTGTCACACCGCTCTTGGTCCAAGCTGGTTTGTCAGTCAGGAGAATAAAGATATCGTTCGGTATAGAGAACTTAAAGTAGCAATAGCGTAATTACTTTAATGTGTAGAAATTATTTTTCACTCACATGAAGATTTGCAGCAGCGCTATGTAGACTGACAAAACGGTGACGCCACAACTTATCAGTCGGTAGAAGACATGTCTGACCAACAGACTCTTCACTCacatctttgtctgtctgtctgtccgtccgcctgtctgcctgtctgtcccTCCctcctctctgtctctctgtctctgtctgtctttctgtgcccccctctctctctctctttctctctctctccaaacaTACTGCACATAAGCCCTACGATCACATAGCAAATTCCATATTATCCTGAGGAATGTATGTCAATGTATTTGCAGCGAATGGCACCAATATTACGAATATTATGGAGAATCGGTCCCGTTATTCCTCAGAAACGTCCCCTCCTCTCAAATATACTGGTGTGATAGTTGCAACTGTGGAAGGTAAGGTAATGGCCGAAGAATTGATATTTACCGCTCAGTAGTCGTCTAGTTTCCTTTCGTTTTCGTTTATCATAAATAGACTGAACCCGATAGGAAAGTGCAGAAGCGAAGAAAATACTTTCGGTAATTTTAAACTTTCGCCAAACTTCAATTTGAGGATGTGGGAGGTCATAGATAACTACAATTTTGCAAATATAGCATTAAAAAGCAAAGTAGCGAGAGCACGTGACTTGGTTTCGACATAATCATGTGATAACGCGATACCACCTACGCATTTGGTGGCAGGCATTCCTCGGACAGAAAAGACCGCAAaggaataaatgaataaattattgttAGGTGGTTAAAATCTCATCAGAAATGTGCTGCAGCTCATTTTAACTTGCATTAGTCAGATGGCGCATGGATTTCATAGCAATCACGCTTGGTGGCGGAAGTTTTTGTCACCGTTAAAGACTGGCGTGTGTCAAAACAAACAGAAGCTTCTCCCCCAGTTTTGTGATATTGGCGGAATGAACTTGCCGCCAATGAACACTTTAGCGAGGAGATTTGTCGATGATGTTCAGAGGCCCATCTTGGACATGGCCCGCTCCGAAGGGATGCTTTTACTCGAGCAAAGAGTAACAGAAGAGGACGATTCGTTCACTTGGGAATACATGTCAGATTCGTCGATCTCAGACGATGAAGATGACTTTGGTGGACCAGGCCATCGCGGTAGGCCCGATGGTAGAGCAACATGGCTTCGAGAGCGACAAATGCTGGACCAGCGCCCTGGCTTTCCTGTCGAATACTCAGCTTTGGAAGTGCCGCTCAAAAAGAGACTGGAATATTTGCAATTTAGTAGGACACGTAAGCGAGCCAAGCGGCAGAGAAAACTGGACATAGATAAGTCGGCGTCAACGTGGACGGTAAGGACGCTTTCAGTCTACGTTGGTAAAAGCGACGTGCGCGAAGCTGTGGCGAAGAGAAAACCTCTGAATTATTCTGTGATTTTGGAAATTCAGGCTCGTATCAGAGAAGTGCGATCAAGCCTTGGATTCCCCGCAGCAAAAGTCGACTGCACAGGCCTAGCTGGCTTAGAAAACACCAAAATTTCTGAAGCTGACACGAGGCTCATTATCAATGCAATACTACACGTGCTGTGTCGTGAAAATCAGGTAAAGTTCACCACGGAGGACAAGCTGAAGAGCCCCCTGGTGCCGAATTGTACTTTCGATTATTGCTTCTTCAAAGACACTCAGTGCATCGGTATTCTTGAAGCGAAGACCACGTCCGGGTTGTCGCCGAATTCAGTAGCGCAAGTGATCATCGAGTTGATCGGTTTAACCACGGTCGACGCGTTCGCACGGATCAAGAAACCTCCATTTGCCGTTCTCACCGACGGCTTTAGATTTATATTCATCACTCTCTCGTCGAAGTACGTAAATTTTGAATTCGAGAGGATGTCACGGCAACCGAGACTGCTTGTCAGAAGGGCTGCAACCTGGAGTGACATGAGCGATATTCTTGATACCATGAACGCGTTTTTCTCCCAATAGTCAGTGTGTACCAGACGAGGTCATCACGCACATTTGCACTATCACAGTATCGAAAGTCACTGACTCTAGCCCTTTCTCTGTATCAGTAAAAAATTTGGCTCAATTTTAAataccagaaaaaaattaaaaaatgagtcGTTTATCCTGTTCTTGAATCTCTGTAACTAGTCAGACGGTGTAAATTAATACATAATAGTAGTGTGAACTGACGGACAGCAAGATAGACGTAAACTGCACTACACTCAGTGGAAAGCGTGGCCTTCTGCTACATTTTGTGCGAAGATGTCATAAGACTTGGAGTTTCTTTCTCAAAACATAAGAATTCAAGAAAGACGTGtctatctttacattttttatctgaatattataattatgtaataaaatacaACCACTATGAAAACTTGCATTACTTTTGCTTATGATTTTTAGCTGAAATGCACTCCAGATTGTCTGTTTGTTAAAAATGATTACGCATGTAAAAGAATATCACAACACATTCACACGCGACTTTGAAACGTAATAATTTTTACGTGTAGGATTCAGATAGAATTGGTCATTGTCTTTAGGTATGTCTTTAGATATTCTGACTGACAAacatttgcaatattcttttggcctgccacttgtgggggctcattttgaagcttatggaataATTGTACATTCaatcggcttagttttgtgacaaTCATTGATTATTTCCAAAGAGAAagatagggatggcggccattttgaatttcaaatatattgtgtaatttgtttctccgattcgcggttttgaaaaagattggttgaaagttggcttgaggaaagtttgagtaataTAATCGCGAACTATCTTGAAAGTGATAATTGGACACTCGCAATCCGTTTGTAGCAAGCAACTTTTATTGAATGTATTTAAACTTAGATTCAATACTTATGTTTTAATGTATTCATACTCAGCGACACTGGCTGAAACACAgtaagattttgaaaaagattccGCTTGAAAATTTGCCTCCCATGATATATCCTGGGACAGGCCGAAAAGGAAGCATCTACCCGTCTTTAAAATATCTAAGGATTCAGTATTTACACATGTAGGTGTGTCTTAGAAAACTCTCTTCCAGAAAATATTTGATCATGTCTCCAATTTCATGGAATAAACTTCAAACGATGTAAGTGTAGACCATTTTAGGCGAGTCCAAAATTGTGTGTAGTTATTATGGTACAAAAAGTTAGCTTATCTTAGTACACAGCCCAATTTAAAGGGAGATCTCAGTATTGGTGGTcaattattgatattttaacAGCTGGAAAACCACAAACAGTGTAATTTATGACGTACGACCATTTCAAGGCGATAAGAAACATTATTAAATGATGTACGCGTGTGTTGATCATTGAAAACCTGGTCACAAGTTCAAACGAGTGGGTGTTTGGTATGGCGCCACTCTACCTTCAAAAAACACCATACGTCACAGTACTTCTTATCACGATGAAACGATGCATCAAGCGGTTGTAAGGCTTTTGGTGGTAAATTCGCTTTTATCGTCtttccttttgtgaacaaagcaatatcaacaaaaacaaaacaatatcaacaaaagCTATTACTATAACGTCTAGTTGAACTTGCTGTTGGGCATGGCATCGTCATGGGATATTGTATGCATATACACTAGACAAGAAAACACacttgaaaaagttacatggggactttaataatttttgaaagGGTATATTTAAACTTAACAGTGACTTGAATGTATGCAGAACTCACAGAATCATCACATTTCGAAGTCTGTAATAAGATTCATCATAACAAACATAGCAATGCAATACAAGGGAGACATTATATCACTCAggaaatttcatatttattttaaaaagtgaacaaagtcaaaatgaaaCATGTTCGACGCCGTTGAAGAGCCCAGGATAAGTGACAAGctaaaaaaataacatcaatGTGTTAGTTGGACGCGATACTTGCCGCTTTCCACAAGGTCTGTCTGACACGCCTGggaagcaagcaagcaagcacaGAAGTCAAGGGTTTGAATATGGTGCCCTGGATAGGTACAGCTATTGCGAATTGGTGACGTATGACAGTCAGAGATCTGAGGTCACCCTAGGTGAAGACAGTGTCATTAGCGAGACTTACCACGTGACCATGTTAACAGGGGGACTCGAACAGAAAGGTTGTGATAACACCACCTTGGCTTGAAGACAACGTAAAAATTTCATAGCTTGCATGTAATACTTCATGTCTTTGTATAATCTCCAAATGTTCCATCGGAGACCTGTGGAAGGACCGTGCCTGGCCTCGCGCATTCATGTGGTCAACTTCCCACGCAAAGCACCTGGATAAATTATCAACCGTCTGGGCTTTAAAATGCGTGGGCACGCATGAACGGTTGAGGACGACGACAAACACAGAATTTTACAACGAGTTAAACTTCGACATGAAGACATGGTAAAGATATCCTCGTGATCTTTAAGGTTATTACAACTGGGACGAATGTTAAAAGTATTGATACAGTTAACTAAAATTCAACCTATTATGAATTTAAAATACTGGCAATATCTACAGAATTTACTGAGCATTAGCAACCGTGTTACCTCGACGATGTCAAGGGTTTTGAAAAGTTGCGGGGGAGGTGAACGATTGTTAAGCCACCGCGTCTTTCCGGTCC comes from the Ptychodera flava strain L36383 unplaced genomic scaffold, AS_Pfla_20210202 Scaffold_71__1_contigs__length_606264_pilon, whole genome shotgun sequence genome and includes:
- the LOC139128809 gene encoding kelch-like protein 24, with amino-acid sequence MAGNESYKTLYVPNIATRVLSALDCERKYALNGDVVICVGHEEFHCHRVVLAACSSYFKAMFRHELKETAEARVTLCDVRADVMTVLIDFAYTMRLDINEDNVQDILTTANFLQFDDVTSACCDFMTNQLSAENCLGVWNFASNYGCKTLISNAKSFAVTNFNVVKDQREFLHLDKINLMAYIQDDELKCDDEIEVCEAVLAWLEFDKDSRANDFIDVLEQVRLPLANLQTATAQDLEHHEHWREFLLEAKSCQQLMQKGYKIQGPRTRLRESGQISEFLVILGGQQKTTTDKTPTSTFRVNVYVIGGYDSTVQRSTAEVWRYNFTGNYWKRQRSLNKARHSHGAASLEGDVYVAGGKNSLIGMRLNSVERYVIADDEWLELPSMPEAVSVPCVVACGEQVYVIGGSNINDMPCHKIQCLDIAKKTWCIVRHISIQRKLLSAAVIDNKIYIFGGKSARDVITYDPASKTVIYESHTTSEQRLYPGL